The genomic window TCGCCCGCTTCTCCTGCGCCTCGACGCGACGCAGGGTGCGCTCCAGCTGGGTGAACTGACGCGAGAGCAGTCGGCTGAACGCCCGGGTGCGGCGCGAGCCGGTGGCGATCGTGAGCCCGATGAAGACGAGGGACAGCAGCACGACCGTCACCTGCAGCGTCCGCGTCGGCGTGACCTCGGCGATGAGCGTGTCGATGGTGAGGATCACGGCGATGGCCGACAGCGCGGCCACGAGCCACGGGAGCGTGTAGTAGGTGGCGAACCAGGCGACCGGGAAGACCCAGAGAATGGTCAGCATGCCGTCGCTGCCGGCGGCCATGAGGCCGATCGCGACGATGTCGAGCCCGGGCACGAGGGCGACGGCCGCGCGACCGAACCGGTGCCACGGCACGGCGATGGTCGCCGCGCTGACGAGGATGAGCAGCCCCACGCCGGCATCGAAGACGACGCGCGTGAAGGTGGTCGGTGTCAGCAGCGCGACCATGACGGCGATCGCCGCGACGGCGACGGCGAGCACCAGTTGCCACTGCCAGATGGACCGCGTTCGGGTGTCGCTCCACCTGCTGGGTGCGCTGTCGTAGCGCGGCGGCGCTTCGGGTTGGGGGGCGGCCGCCATGGGGTCAGTGTATCGACGGCCGCGACGCCTATTCGTCGCCTTCCTCTCCCTCGTCTCCGGCGATGGCCCGGTAGCCGGCACCGCGCACCGTTTCGATGAAACGGGGCTGGTGCACGCTGTCGCCGAGCTTGCGGCGCAGGTTGGTCATGTGCGCTTCGATGGCGCGCACATCAGCGTCGCTCACGCGGGCCGGATCGAGATACGTCTCGTCGTGCAGGGTGAGCACGAGGTCGGCCTTGCTGCGCACCCGTCGCCCCGATTCGAGGATCGTCGCCAGCAGCTCGAACTCGGTGCGGGTGAGCGGCACGTCGACGTCGTCGACGGTGACGGTGCGGGTGTCGCGGTCGAGCCGTAGCCCGTCGAGCCGCACGATGTCGGTCGGGGTGAAGCCGCCCGGCGTGGGGCGCTCGCCGGAGCCCGGTGCCGCCGCTGTCTCGGCGGTGCGCGGGCGCCGCAGCATCGCCAGCAGCCGCGCACGCAGCTCGCGCGCCCGAAAGGGCTTGACGACCACGTCGTCGGCGCCGACGCCGAAGCCCAGCACGATGTCGGCCTCATCGGTGAGCGCGGTGATGAGCACGATGTAGGTGTCGTTGCCGTTCGCGCGGATGCGCCGCGTCGTCTCGAAGCCGTCGATGCCGGGCATGTCGACGTCGACGGTCGTGATGACCGGATCGTGTGCCAGCACGGCCGCGACCCCATCGGCGCCGTTCTCTGCGGCGGTGACGGCGAAACCCGCACTGGTCAGAATCTCCACAAGCAGATGCCGAACATCGGCGTCGTCATCGATGACGACGGCCCTCGGCGAAGCAGTGTGCGCCACGTGTCCCCCTCACTGGCGTAACGGACCCCACAGCATCCGTTCAGTGAGTCCGATTGTGCCAGAAGGTGGCGACAGCGGTAATCAGCTGGCGGCAGAGATCCGAGGCGACGGCGACCGGTGGCTTGCGCGCCTGCGACATCCGCCAGACTCGACGGATGCCGCAGGCGCTGGCGGTCAGTCCAGCGCGGGGTACAGCGCGGGGGCCGTGCGGTGGTGCGTGGCCTGCTCGAAGGCGTAGGCGAGCCCCAGCAGCGTGCCCTCGGTGAAGTCGCGACCGAGGAACTCGATGTTGACGTTCGCGCCCGGGAGCTGCTCACCCTCGACGGCCTGACCCATCGGCACCGTCACCGACGGCATGCCGGTGTTGGGGCTGAGGCGCAGGTTGGTGCCCTGCGTGCCGTAGGGGGTGCCCGACGGGTAGATGAGGGCGTCGAGCTCGAGGCCGTCGAGCATGCCGGTCACCAGCGTCTTGCCCTGGGCGAGCACGGTGGTGTGGGTCCCGGTGGGCCCCGCCCACGCCTGGTACTCCTCCTCGGTCACCGCATTGCGCTGCGCGTACACCCGCTGCCGCGAGGTGACGTAGTTGCCGCCCTCGAGGATCGCGTCGATGCTGCGTGCCGTCACGTTCGGCGCCAGGTGCGTCTCGATGTACCCGTTCAGGTCGCGCTTGAACTCGATCGTGCTGCCGCTGCCTTCGCCCAGCACCGTGTCGAGGTCGGCGGATCCCGCGACCTCCACCACGGTGGCGCCCAGCGACTCGAGCGTCGCCTTCGTCTCCTCCCACAGCCGCACGGTCGTGGGGTTGCCGCCGATCATCGAGGCGACGTATCCGATGCGGGCGCCGGCGAGGGCGCCGGGGTCGAGATAAGAGGTGTACGACGCCGGCACCTGGCCCTGCTGCCGCGAGGTGACGGCATCGGCGGGGTCGATGCCGACGACGGCATCCATTGCCACCGCCGCGTCGATCACGCTGCGGGTCATGGGGCCGCCGGTGTCCTGGCTGAGTGCGAGCGGGATGATGCCGTCACGGCTGGCGAGGCCCACCGTCGGACGCACACCCACCAGCTGGTTGTACGACGACGGCACGCGGATCGACCCGCCGGTGTCGGTGCCGAAGCCGATGCCCGCCAGGTTCGCGGCGATCGCCGCGCCCGTGCCGCCGCTCGATCCGCCCGCAGTGCGGTCGGTGAAGTAGGGGCTCGCGACGAGCGTGGAGGTGCCTGCCTCGTGGAACGACGAGAACTCCGAGGCGAACCCGTAGGCGAATTCGTCGAGGCTCGCCTTGGCGAGGATCACGGCCCCGGCGTCGCGCAGGCCCTTCACCATGAAGGCGTCGGTCGCGGTCTGGTTGTCGTTCCAGCATCCGCAGCCGCCGGTGGTGACCATGTCGACGGTGTTGTAGTTGTCCTTCACCGCGATGGGCACGCCCAGCAGCATGCTCGTCATCCCCTCGGCGGCGCGTTCGGCGTCGGCGGCCGCAGCCGCTTCGAGGGCCGCAGCGCCGACGGTGATGATCGAGTTGAGCGGACGACCGCCGGGCGCCGAGTCGACGAGCGCGTCGTCGTAGGCGGCGATGCGGTCGATGTAGCCCTGCGTGATCTCGACCGAGGTGGTGACTCCGGCGTTCATGGCGGCCTGCATGTCGAGCACCGAGGCCTCGACCAGCTGGAACGGTCCGTCGTCGTAGATCATCCGCTGCGCGAGGTCGGCGAGGTCGGCGACGGTGATCCTCCCGTCGGCGTTGGTGTCGATGACCGCGACGTCGGTCCAATCCGCCGCGCCGCTCGTGATGCCGAGGGCGGATGCCGCGACGTCGAGGTCGGCGGTGGTCACCTGATCGTCGCCGGTGAGGTCGAGTTCGGTGAAGTACGGCGCCAGCAGGGGGGCGACGCTCGGGGCGACGGCGGATGCCGGCAGGCTCACGCCCAGGGCGCCGACGGTGCCCAGCACGGCCGCCGCGGCGACCACGCCGCGGGTGCGCTTGGTGTTCATGTTTCCCTTCCGATGGTTGACCCCCCGGTCGTTGAGCGAGGGCGCAACGCGCCCGAGACGAAACGCCCGACCCCCGCTCACGCCTCGACCTCCGCGCGCCGACGCCGCACCATCAGCACCACACCGAGCGCGACCAGCCCCACGCCCGCGGCACCCACGACGATCCACATCACGACGTCGCCACCAGTAGTGGCCAGCGACCCCGCCGAGTTGCCTGCGGGGTCGGATGCCGCTGCGTCATCGGCAGCACCCTCGCCTGCGGCCGGCGCGCCCGCGCCCGGAGCACCCGGGGCGGGGGTGGGGCTGGGCGTCACCGGTGCCGCGGCGATCTCGACCGTGGTCGTCACTGCCTCAGGCAGCGGCTGAGAAGCGCTCGCCGAGTCGAGGAATGTACCGTCGTCGACGCTGATCGTCGCCGAGCCCGAGCCGACCGCGGTGAACGAGAACGTCACGAGGTCGTGCGTTCCCGCGAGGCCGGGCGACGTGCCGAGCCGGGTGTTCGTGAACGTGACGGTGCCGGAGGATTCGGTGACCGCGCCGTAGCCGCCGGTGGGATAGGTCTCGCTGCCGGCGGCGAAGGCCAGCAGGGTGGGGTCGTACCCGAGCGTGAGGTCGTAGGCGAACAGGTCGGCACCGGCCTCGGCGGCGACTGTCACGGTGACGGTGTCGCCGGCGGTGACCGCCCCGGGAGCGGTGACGGTGACGCCGGTGGCAGCGTGGGCTGCGGGAGCCAGCGCGAGCGAGCCGCCGAAGACAGCGAGGGCTGCGGTGAGCAGCGCCAGCGCTCGGGTTCGGGCGCGACGAGGTCGCGCGGAGGGGTTGGTTTCAGGCATGCGAAAGCAGGTCCTTCCTCGGTGGAGGACTGCCGACGCACGCACCCGGTGCTTGTCGCGCCAGCGCGTCCCTAGGGGGTTTTCAGGACTCTTTCAGTGCCAGATTTCGCGGTCGTTTCCGCGTGTTACCGGCATCGCCGTCAGGCCGTGTCGTCGATGGTCGCCCGGATGAGAGGAACGGGGAAGGTCGCGGCGCGCAAGGGGTCGAGGTGCGAGTCCGTGATCCCCGCAGTGAAGGACGAGAGGTCGAAGCACTTGAACAGGGCTTCGCGACCGAACTTGGTGCTGTCCGCGACGAAGAATGCCTCGCCCGCGATGGAGAGCATCGTTCGCTTGAGCTCGATCTCGTAGCTGGACGTGCTGTACAAACCGTCATCGAGCACGGTGTCGCACCCGAGGATCGCCACGTTGACGCGCAGGTTCTGCAGCTGCTGAACGGACGTGGGGCCCCACATCGACACGTCGTTCGGAAGCAGCTCCCCGCCGATGAACACCAGA from Microbacterium sp. zg-Y625 includes these protein-coding regions:
- a CDS encoding response regulator transcription factor, yielding MAHTASPRAVVIDDDADVRHLLVEILTSAGFAVTAAENGADGVAAVLAHDPVITTVDVDMPGIDGFETTRRIRANGNDTYIVLITALTDEADIVLGFGVGADDVVVKPFRARELRARLLAMLRRPRTAETAAAPGSGERPTPGGFTPTDIVRLDGLRLDRDTRTVTVDDVDVPLTRTEFELLATILESGRRVRSKADLVLTLHDETYLDPARVSDADVRAIEAHMTNLRRKLGDSVHQPRFIETVRGAGYRAIAGDEGEEGDE
- a CDS encoding amidase family protein produces the protein MNTKRTRGVVAAAAVLGTVGALGVSLPASAVAPSVAPLLAPYFTELDLTGDDQVTTADLDVAASALGITSGAADWTDVAVIDTNADGRITVADLADLAQRMIYDDGPFQLVEASVLDMQAAMNAGVTTSVEITQGYIDRIAAYDDALVDSAPGGRPLNSIITVGAAALEAAAAADAERAAEGMTSMLLGVPIAVKDNYNTVDMVTTGGCGCWNDNQTATDAFMVKGLRDAGAVILAKASLDEFAYGFASEFSSFHEAGTSTLVASPYFTDRTAGGSSGGTGAAIAANLAGIGFGTDTGGSIRVPSSYNQLVGVRPTVGLASRDGIIPLALSQDTGGPMTRSVIDAAVAMDAVVGIDPADAVTSRQQGQVPASYTSYLDPGALAGARIGYVASMIGGNPTTVRLWEETKATLESLGATVVEVAGSADLDTVLGEGSGSTIEFKRDLNGYIETHLAPNVTARSIDAILEGGNYVTSRQRVYAQRNAVTEEEYQAWAGPTGTHTTVLAQGKTLVTGMLDGLELDALIYPSGTPYGTQGTNLRLSPNTGMPSVTVPMGQAVEGEQLPGANVNIEFLGRDFTEGTLLGLAYAFEQATHHRTAPALYPALD
- a CDS encoding cohesin domain-containing protein, with the protein product MPETNPSARPRRARTRALALLTAALAVFGGSLALAPAAHAATGVTVTAPGAVTAGDTVTVTVAAEAGADLFAYDLTLGYDPTLLAFAAGSETYPTGGYGAVTESSGTVTFTNTRLGTSPGLAGTHDLVTFSFTAVGSGSATISVDDGTFLDSASASQPLPEAVTTTVEIAAAPVTPSPTPAPGAPGAGAPAAGEGAADDAAASDPAGNSAGSLATTGGDVVMWIVVGAAGVGLVALGVVLMVRRRRAEVEA